In Streptomyces sp. NBC_01381, a genomic segment contains:
- a CDS encoding flavin reductase family protein, with translation MADVMGHAGMAATAVRYLRSVGASTTTGPVEALPRPQLRAVGDDERAPLDPGEFRRVLGNFATGVTVVTAPASEGEPGPAGFACQSFSSLSLAPPLVSFMVARTSTTWPRIARAGVFCVNVLGADQGELCRGFAVSGADKFAGVEHEAAPVTGSPRLTGAPAWIDCTIQAVHTGGDHLIVVGKVEALGAADEDEADPLLFHRGRFGRFAT, from the coding sequence ATGGCTGATGTGATGGGACACGCTGGGATGGCGGCCACCGCCGTCCGATACCTCAGGTCGGTCGGGGCATCGACCACCACCGGGCCGGTCGAGGCCCTGCCGCGCCCGCAGCTGCGGGCCGTCGGCGACGACGAGCGGGCTCCGCTCGATCCGGGCGAATTCCGGCGCGTGCTGGGGAACTTCGCCACCGGCGTGACCGTTGTCACGGCACCGGCATCGGAAGGCGAACCGGGCCCGGCCGGATTCGCCTGCCAGTCCTTCTCCTCGCTCTCCCTCGCCCCGCCGCTCGTCTCGTTCATGGTCGCGCGTACGTCGACGACGTGGCCCCGCATCGCCCGCGCGGGCGTCTTCTGCGTGAACGTCCTGGGCGCCGACCAGGGCGAGTTGTGCCGCGGCTTCGCGGTCAGCGGCGCCGACAAGTTCGCGGGAGTGGAGCACGAGGCGGCGCCGGTCACCGGCTCGCCCCGGCTGACCGGCGCACCGGCCTGGATCGACTGCACCATCCAGGCCGTGCACACCGGCGGCGACCACCTGATCGTGGTCGGCAAGGTGGAGGCGCTCGGGGCCGCCGACGAGGACGAGGCGGATCCGCTGCTCTTCCACCGGGGCAGGTTCGGCCGCTTCGCTACGTGA
- a CDS encoding NAD(P)/FAD-dependent oxidoreductase — protein MADTTPPQAPQQDRPVYVIGGGPGGLSVAAALRARGVRAVVLERSDRVGASWRGHYDRLRLHTTRRLSALPGLPIPRTFGRWVSRDNVLRYLEKYAEFHQLETVTGVEVSRLEPAPDGNGWLLHATGGRQLTGSAVVVATGYNHTPHLPDWPGRDAYAGELLHASAYRNAGPYEGKDVLVVGVGNTGAEIAVDLADGGASRVRLAVRTAPHIVRRSTAGWPAQLSGILCRRLPVSLVDRIARPLAKVSVPDLAEQGLPRPDTGLYSRVAEGAIPVQDVGLIDAVRKGRVEPVAAVESFEDGKIALADGTRIGPEVVIAATGYRRGLEPLVGDLGVLDERGAPVVQGSRTPRTAPGLYFTGFTNPISGMLRELALDAEKIAKAVARTQGARRR, from the coding sequence ATGGCCGACACCACTCCCCCACAAGCGCCACAGCAAGACCGTCCCGTGTACGTCATCGGCGGCGGACCCGGCGGGCTCTCGGTGGCTGCCGCCTTGCGCGCACGCGGCGTACGCGCGGTCGTGCTCGAGCGGTCCGACCGCGTCGGCGCCTCCTGGCGCGGGCACTACGACCGCCTCCGCCTGCACACGACACGACGCCTCTCCGCGCTGCCGGGGCTCCCGATACCGCGCACCTTCGGACGCTGGGTGTCACGTGACAATGTGCTCCGCTACCTGGAGAAATACGCCGAGTTCCACCAGCTGGAGACCGTCACCGGCGTCGAGGTCTCCCGCCTCGAACCGGCCCCCGACGGCAACGGCTGGCTGCTGCACGCCACCGGCGGCCGGCAGCTGACCGGCAGCGCGGTGGTGGTCGCCACCGGCTACAACCACACGCCCCACCTGCCCGACTGGCCCGGCCGCGACGCGTACGCGGGTGAACTCCTGCACGCGAGCGCCTACCGCAACGCCGGCCCCTACGAAGGCAAGGACGTCCTGGTCGTCGGCGTCGGCAACACCGGCGCCGAGATCGCCGTCGACCTCGCCGACGGCGGCGCGTCCCGCGTACGGCTCGCGGTGCGCACCGCGCCGCACATCGTGCGCCGCTCCACGGCCGGCTGGCCCGCGCAGCTCTCCGGAATCCTGTGCCGCAGGCTCCCGGTGTCCCTGGTGGACCGCATCGCGCGCCCGCTCGCCAAGGTGAGCGTTCCCGACCTGGCCGAGCAGGGGCTGCCGCGCCCGGACACGGGCCTGTACTCGCGGGTCGCCGAGGGGGCGATCCCCGTACAGGACGTGGGTCTGATCGACGCCGTGCGCAAGGGGCGGGTCGAACCGGTCGCGGCCGTCGAGTCCTTCGAGGACGGCAAGATCGCCCTCGCGGACGGCACCCGTATCGGCCCCGAGGTCGTCATCGCGGCGACGGGCTACCGGCGCGGCCTCGAGCCGCTCGTCGGCGACCTCGGCGTACTCGACGAGCGGGGTGCACCGGTCGTCCAGGGGTCACGGACGCCACGGACGGCACCGGGCCTCTACTTCACCGGCTTCACGAACCCGATCAGCGGAATGCTGCGCGAACTGGCCCTGGACGCCGAGAAGATCGCGAAGGCGGTGGCGAGGACACAGGGCGCGAGGCGCAGGTAG
- a CDS encoding GlxA family transcriptional regulator: MAPATGSTSGTPRHRVVVLALDGVIPFELGIPQRIFGRTRDSEGERLYEVITASIRPPGPVRTDADFAILVENGPEALATADTVVVPASYELGPVYEEGRLTGELAAALAHIRPGTRLVAICTGGYVLAAAGYLDGRRATTHWSSAEHFQRLFPKITVDADVLFIDDGDVLTSAGVAAGLDLCLHVVRGDHGSAVANEVARRTVVPPHRDGGQAQYIQRPVPEPQLATTTTARGWVLGHLHEPIQLRDMADQESMSVRTFTRRFREEVGISPGQWLTQQRVERARHLLESSDLSVDQVAREAGFGTPQSMRQHLQAALGVTPTAYRRTFRTVVRVAGR, encoded by the coding sequence ATGGCCCCAGCGACCGGCTCCACCAGTGGCACGCCCCGGCACCGCGTCGTCGTCCTGGCCCTGGACGGCGTGATCCCCTTCGAACTGGGCATTCCGCAACGGATCTTCGGGCGTACGAGAGACAGCGAGGGCGAGCGCCTGTACGAGGTGATCACCGCCTCGATCCGCCCGCCGGGCCCGGTCCGCACCGACGCGGACTTCGCCATCCTCGTCGAGAACGGCCCCGAGGCCCTCGCCACCGCCGACACCGTCGTGGTCCCGGCGTCGTACGAACTGGGTCCCGTCTACGAAGAGGGCCGCCTGACCGGCGAACTCGCCGCCGCCCTCGCCCACATCAGGCCCGGCACCCGCCTGGTCGCCATCTGCACGGGCGGCTACGTCCTCGCGGCGGCGGGCTACCTCGACGGCCGCAGGGCCACCACGCACTGGTCGTCGGCCGAGCACTTCCAGCGGCTCTTCCCCAAGATCACCGTGGACGCCGACGTCCTGTTCATCGACGACGGCGACGTGCTCACTTCGGCGGGCGTGGCGGCGGGTCTCGACCTCTGCCTCCATGTCGTACGCGGCGACCACGGCTCGGCGGTGGCCAACGAGGTGGCGCGCCGCACGGTGGTGCCGCCGCACCGGGACGGCGGCCAGGCACAGTACATCCAACGCCCCGTCCCCGAGCCCCAGTTGGCGACCACCACCACGGCCCGCGGCTGGGTGCTCGGCCATCTGCACGAACCGATCCAGCTGCGCGACATGGCCGACCAGGAGTCGATGTCCGTACGCACCTTCACGCGCCGCTTCCGCGAGGAGGTGGGCATCAGCCCCGGCCAGTGGCTGACCCAGCAACGCGTGGAGCGGGCGCGGCACCTGCTGGAGTCCAGCGATCTGTCGGTCGACCAGGTGGCCCGGGAGGCGGGCTTCGGAACGCCCCAGTCGATGCGGCAGCACCTACAGGCGGCTCTCGGTGTCACCCCCACCGCGTACCGGCGCACGTTCCGGACCGTCGTCCGCGTCGCCGGACGGTGA
- a CDS encoding MFS transporter, translating into MSYRDVATRPVAAWGVVAVGARMPVAMAPLALVFLVRERPGGYTLGAVLAAAYVVGEIAGAPLLGMRMRAERARPQLAAGLAVGALGFGALGAFPHTHPVVLGAAAFLAGAAPAAAPGGLRALLTSLVPEHAAAQALSAESVLTFSVWAVSPAAVTGLALGVAPQLPLVLAAVLMASSVPGLWMLPAGWRSDENDRGGESMVRIMIRAWPVYVTGAASLSLLALAELVLPALLEQRGIEVGWAGPLLAGLAIGSAVGSVVYGLRSWPGRLRTQSMVLMFAVSGVVAVVALMPSTGLIAAGLAVAGLLQAGAMLTRNLTLREVLPPSALAAGYSVMYAAVGAGYAASGSLAGGLLTVVAPSTAILAGVGLTLVLTVVGVLGEVKPAPSGGGKPSPSGDADDGPERAPVRGGGDTESRL; encoded by the coding sequence ATGAGTTATCGCGATGTGGCGACCCGGCCCGTAGCCGCGTGGGGCGTCGTGGCCGTGGGGGCGAGGATGCCCGTGGCCATGGCGCCGCTCGCCCTGGTTTTCCTGGTGCGGGAGCGCCCCGGCGGCTACACCCTGGGGGCGGTGCTCGCGGCGGCGTACGTCGTGGGCGAGATCGCCGGTGCACCGCTGCTCGGGATGCGGATGCGGGCCGAGCGGGCCAGGCCCCAGCTCGCGGCGGGGCTGGCCGTCGGCGCCCTCGGCTTCGGGGCGCTGGGGGCGTTCCCCCACACCCACCCCGTGGTGCTCGGCGCGGCCGCCTTCCTGGCGGGCGCAGCCCCCGCCGCCGCCCCCGGCGGCCTGCGCGCCCTGCTCACCAGCCTCGTGCCCGAACACGCCGCCGCCCAGGCGCTGTCCGCCGAGTCGGTGCTCACGTTCAGCGTGTGGGCCGTCTCGCCCGCCGCCGTCACGGGCCTCGCGCTCGGCGTCGCGCCGCAGCTGCCGCTGGTGCTCGCCGCCGTACTCATGGCCTCCTCCGTGCCCGGCCTGTGGATGCTGCCGGCCGGCTGGCGGTCGGACGAGAACGACCGGGGCGGCGAGTCGATGGTCCGGATCATGATCCGGGCCTGGCCCGTGTATGTGACGGGTGCCGCCAGCCTCTCGCTCCTCGCCCTCGCCGAACTGGTGCTCCCCGCACTGCTTGAGCAGCGCGGCATCGAGGTCGGCTGGGCGGGCCCCCTGCTCGCCGGGCTCGCGATCGGGTCGGCCGTCGGCTCGGTGGTGTACGGGCTGCGCAGCTGGCCGGGGCGGCTGCGCACGCAGAGCATGGTGCTGATGTTCGCGGTCTCCGGAGTCGTCGCCGTCGTCGCGCTGATGCCGAGCACCGGACTGATCGCCGCGGGCCTCGCCGTCGCGGGACTGCTGCAGGCCGGCGCGATGCTGACCCGGAATCTGACCCTGCGCGAGGTCCTGCCGCCGAGCGCGCTCGCCGCCGGCTACTCGGTCATGTACGCGGCTGTAGGCGCCGGTTACGCGGCCAGCGGCTCCCTCGCGGGCGGCCTGCTCACGGTCGTCGCACCGTCGACCGCCATCCTCGCCGGGGTCGGCCTCACCCTCGTACTGACGGTGGTGGGCGTGCTCGGCGAGGTCAAGCCGGCACCGTCCGGCGGGGGCAAACCGTCACCGTCCGGCGACGCGGACGACGGTCCGGAACGTGCGCCGGTACGCGGTGGGGGTGACACCGAGAGCCGCCTGTAG
- a CDS encoding DoxX family protein, producing the protein MDTIWLTGAEWLAVLRIGLGLWWLESWRHKDKKGWFERGTGIAWAADVAAKHKWNAVRSGFDTVIAPRPKTMAYVVVYAELALGLGLIAGFLSPIALIGGLLLNLLYLLLMIHDWAEQGQNAMMALISLVALFAMSWQSWSLDNAMGLFL; encoded by the coding sequence ATGGACACGATCTGGCTCACCGGCGCCGAATGGCTCGCCGTGCTCCGCATAGGCCTCGGCCTGTGGTGGCTGGAGAGCTGGCGGCACAAGGACAAGAAGGGCTGGTTCGAGCGCGGCACGGGCATCGCCTGGGCGGCCGACGTGGCCGCCAAGCACAAGTGGAACGCGGTCCGCAGCGGCTTCGACACGGTGATCGCGCCGCGCCCCAAGACCATGGCGTACGTCGTCGTCTACGCCGAACTCGCCCTGGGTCTCGGCCTGATCGCCGGCTTCCTCAGCCCGATCGCCCTGATCGGCGGTCTGCTGCTCAACCTCCTCTATCTCCTCCTCATGATCCACGACTGGGCCGAGCAGGGGCAGAACGCGATGATGGCGCTGATCTCGCTCGTCGCCCTCTTCGCCATGTCCTGGCAGTCGTGGTCGCTCGACAACGCGATGGGACTGTTCCTGTGA
- a CDS encoding Zn-ribbon domain-containing OB-fold protein — MSTAPAGTGPRFDLPEPDAFTRPYWDAAAEGRLLIRRCGGCGTAHHYPREFCPRCWSEDVTWERASGRATLYTWSVVHRNDLPPFGGRVPYIAAVVDLAEGPRMMTEIVDCGEDELRIGMGLEVAFREAGGFAVAVFRGVGVGGGPRL, encoded by the coding sequence GTGAGCACCGCTCCCGCGGGCACCGGCCCGCGCTTCGACCTCCCCGAGCCCGACGCCTTCACCCGCCCCTACTGGGACGCGGCAGCCGAAGGCCGGCTCCTGATCCGCCGCTGCGGCGGGTGCGGCACGGCGCATCACTATCCGCGCGAGTTCTGCCCCCGCTGCTGGAGCGAGGACGTCACCTGGGAGCGGGCGAGCGGCCGGGCGACGCTCTACACCTGGTCGGTCGTCCACCGGAACGACCTGCCGCCCTTCGGCGGCCGCGTCCCGTACATCGCCGCCGTCGTCGACCTCGCCGAGGGCCCGCGCATGATGACGGAGATCGTCGACTGCGGGGAGGACGAGCTGCGCATCGGGATGGGGCTTGAGGTGGCCTTCCGGGAGGCAGGGGGGTTTGCGGTGGCGGTGTTCAGGGGGGTGGGGGTCGGCGGGGGGCCTCGGTTGTAG
- a CDS encoding MFS transporter: MTQTDLNETTGPTSKAPRPRRIHRAWFVAAVTFVTIIGAAAFRSLPGLLIDPLHQEFQWSRGTIGLAVSINLALYGLTAPFAAALMDRFGIRKVVAVALVVIALGSGLTFWMDSAWQLLLCWGLLVGLGSGSMALAFAATVTNRWFTTRKGLVTGILTAASASGQLIFLPLLSWIVDRHDWRPAAVTVSLAALAVVPFVWLLLRDHPADVGLKPYGSEEFVEKPPPVTGAARRAVTVLFEAARTGPFWLLAGSFAICGASTNGLIQTHFVPAAHDHGMPVTAAASLLAVIGVFDVIGTIASGWFTDRFDARRLLAVYYALRGVSLLFLPLLLVSPSVQPPMIFFIVFYGLDWVATVPPTLALCREQYGDDSAIVFGWVLASHQLGAAVVAFAGGVARDTFGSYNVVWYASGALCAAAALMALVIRRRGEGAGVRPALT, from the coding sequence GTGACACAGACAGACCTGAACGAGACGACCGGGCCGACCTCGAAGGCTCCGCGGCCCCGCCGCATCCACCGCGCGTGGTTCGTCGCCGCCGTCACCTTCGTGACGATCATCGGCGCCGCGGCCTTCCGGTCGCTGCCGGGGCTGCTCATCGACCCGCTGCACCAGGAGTTCCAGTGGTCGCGCGGCACGATCGGGCTCGCCGTCTCCATCAATCTCGCGCTGTACGGGCTCACCGCGCCGTTCGCCGCCGCGCTGATGGACCGGTTCGGCATCCGCAAGGTCGTCGCCGTCGCACTCGTCGTGATCGCGCTCGGGTCCGGCCTGACTTTCTGGATGGACTCCGCCTGGCAGCTGCTGCTGTGCTGGGGGCTGCTCGTGGGCCTCGGGTCCGGTTCGATGGCGCTGGCCTTCGCCGCGACCGTCACCAACCGGTGGTTCACCACGCGCAAGGGCCTGGTCACCGGCATCCTCACGGCCGCGTCCGCCTCCGGCCAGCTGATCTTCCTGCCGCTGCTCTCCTGGATCGTCGACCGGCACGACTGGCGTCCTGCCGCGGTGACGGTGTCGCTCGCCGCCCTCGCGGTGGTCCCCTTCGTCTGGCTGCTCCTTCGTGACCACCCGGCCGACGTGGGCCTGAAGCCCTATGGCTCCGAGGAGTTCGTGGAGAAGCCGCCACCGGTCACGGGCGCCGCGCGGCGCGCGGTCACGGTGCTCTTCGAGGCGGCACGCACCGGCCCGTTCTGGCTGCTTGCCGGTTCCTTCGCGATCTGCGGCGCCTCGACGAACGGCCTGATCCAGACGCACTTCGTGCCCGCCGCGCACGACCACGGCATGCCGGTCACGGCCGCCGCGTCGCTGCTCGCCGTCATCGGTGTCTTCGACGTGATCGGGACGATCGCCTCCGGCTGGTTCACCGACCGGTTCGACGCGCGGCGCCTGCTGGCCGTGTACTACGCGCTGCGCGGCGTCTCGTTGCTCTTCCTGCCGCTGCTGCTGGTCTCGCCGTCCGTGCAGCCCCCGATGATCTTCTTCATCGTCTTCTACGGCCTCGACTGGGTGGCGACGGTGCCGCCGACCCTGGCGCTCTGCCGCGAGCAGTACGGCGACGACAGCGCGATCGTCTTCGGGTGGGTGCTCGCATCGCACCAGTTGGGCGCCGCGGTGGTGGCCTTCGCGGGCGGTGTCGCGCGGGACACCTTCGGGTCGTACAACGTGGTCTGGTACGCATCGGGCGCGCTGTGCGCGGCGGCCGCGCTGATGGCGCTGGTGATCCGGCGGCGGGGCGAGGGCGCGGGGGTGCGGCCCGCTCTCACATAG
- a CDS encoding acetate--CoA ligase family protein, whose translation MLGSTYGTFTTDPRRARVVACGEAPAPSVHGQAATADDLDVSGRPLHAEVPDLDKFFRPESVAVIGASDAEGRPNTGITRQLIAWAERGGARLHPVHPTRQSVFGIRCFPSVADLPEQVDLAVLLVSDPLPVIEELAESKVKFAVAFASGFAETGEEGAAAQARLAAAVERSGLRLLGPNTNLNAFERFRDDLDGPAIALITQSGHQGRPVFTLQEIGIRLSHWAPTGNEADLETADFISYFAEQPEVGAIACYVEGLKDGRSFLLAADRAARHGVPVVAVKVGRTETGARMAASHTGKLTGADAVVDAAMRQYGVIRVDGLDELQDTSALLARARAPQADGVVVYSISGGTGAHFSDLATEAGLRLPTLSGAKQTELHQWIPDYLNVANPVDNGGHPVGDWRGRKIIDAILDDPEVGVLICPITGPFPPMSDKLAQDLVDAAEQTDKLVCVVWGSPVGTEEAYRTTLLGSSRVATFRTFANCITAVRAYLDHHRFTAGYRSPFADAPRTASPSFRKAQALMRPGQQLSEHAAKQLLRAYGIRVPREQLVTSAAAAVRAAGLVGYPVVMKASGARLAHKSELGLVKVGLTSASQVRDAYRELTDIARYEGIALDGVLVCQMVERGVEMVVGVTQDELFGPTVTVGLGGVLVEVLRDVAVRVPPFGEAQASAMLSELRGRALLDGVRGAPPADVDALVEVVLRVQRMALELGDEIAELDINPLMVLPRGQGAVALDALAVCR comes from the coding sequence ATGCTTGGATCGACTTACGGCACCTTCACCACCGACCCCCGCCGCGCGCGTGTTGTGGCCTGCGGCGAAGCCCCGGCACCCAGCGTCCACGGCCAGGCCGCCACGGCGGACGACCTGGACGTCAGCGGACGCCCACTGCACGCCGAAGTACCGGACCTCGACAAGTTCTTCCGCCCCGAGTCCGTCGCCGTCATCGGCGCGTCGGACGCCGAAGGACGGCCCAACACCGGCATCACGCGCCAGCTCATCGCCTGGGCCGAGCGCGGCGGCGCCCGGCTGCATCCGGTGCACCCCACCCGTCAGTCCGTCTTCGGCATACGCTGCTTCCCTTCCGTCGCGGACCTGCCGGAACAGGTCGATCTGGCCGTACTCCTCGTCAGCGATCCGCTGCCCGTGATCGAGGAACTCGCCGAGTCCAAGGTCAAGTTCGCCGTCGCCTTCGCCTCCGGGTTCGCCGAGACCGGCGAGGAGGGCGCGGCCGCCCAGGCCCGCCTCGCCGCCGCCGTCGAACGCTCGGGCCTTCGGCTGCTCGGGCCGAACACCAACCTCAACGCCTTCGAGCGGTTCCGCGACGATCTGGACGGCCCCGCGATCGCCCTGATCACCCAGTCCGGCCACCAGGGCCGGCCCGTCTTCACCCTGCAGGAGATCGGCATACGCCTCTCCCACTGGGCACCCACCGGCAACGAAGCCGACCTGGAGACCGCCGACTTCATCTCCTACTTCGCCGAACAGCCCGAGGTCGGGGCCATCGCCTGTTACGTCGAAGGCCTCAAGGACGGCCGCTCCTTCCTGCTCGCCGCCGACCGGGCGGCCCGGCACGGCGTACCCGTCGTCGCCGTCAAGGTCGGCCGCACCGAGACCGGCGCCAGGATGGCCGCCTCACACACCGGCAAGCTCACCGGCGCCGACGCGGTCGTCGACGCGGCGATGCGGCAGTACGGCGTGATCCGCGTGGACGGACTCGACGAACTCCAGGACACCTCCGCCCTGTTGGCCCGCGCGCGGGCACCGCAGGCCGACGGCGTCGTCGTCTATTCGATCTCGGGCGGCACGGGCGCGCACTTCTCTGACCTGGCGACCGAGGCGGGGCTGCGGCTCCCCACCCTCTCCGGCGCCAAGCAGACGGAGCTGCACCAGTGGATACCGGACTATCTGAACGTCGCCAACCCCGTCGACAACGGCGGGCATCCGGTCGGCGACTGGCGCGGCCGGAAGATCATCGACGCGATCCTGGACGACCCGGAGGTGGGGGTGCTCATCTGCCCCATCACCGGCCCCTTTCCGCCCATGAGCGACAAGCTCGCCCAGGACCTGGTGGACGCGGCGGAACAGACGGACAAGCTGGTGTGCGTGGTGTGGGGCTCGCCCGTCGGCACCGAGGAGGCCTACCGCACGACGCTCCTCGGCTCCTCGCGCGTCGCCACCTTCCGCACCTTCGCCAACTGCATCACGGCGGTGCGCGCCTATCTCGACCACCACCGCTTCACGGCCGGCTACCGCTCCCCCTTCGCCGACGCGCCCCGCACCGCGTCGCCGTCCTTCCGCAAGGCCCAGGCCCTGATGCGGCCGGGCCAGCAGCTGAGCGAGCACGCGGCGAAGCAGCTGCTGCGCGCGTACGGGATTCGCGTACCGCGTGAGCAGTTGGTGACCAGCGCGGCGGCGGCCGTGCGGGCGGCGGGGCTCGTCGGCTACCCGGTCGTGATGAAAGCCTCTGGCGCGCGGCTCGCCCACAAAAGCGAACTCGGCCTGGTGAAGGTCGGGCTGACCTCGGCCAGCCAGGTGCGGGACGCCTATCGGGAGCTGACCGACATCGCGCGCTACGAGGGGATCGCCCTTGACGGCGTACTGGTCTGCCAGATGGTGGAGCGGGGCGTCGAGATGGTGGTCGGCGTCACCCAGGACGAGCTGTTCGGGCCGACCGTGACGGTGGGTCTTGGCGGGGTCCTTGTCGAAGTCCTGCGGGACGTGGCCGTGCGGGTCCCGCCCTTTGGGGAGGCCCAAGCCTCCGCGATGCTTTCCGAGTTGCGGGGGCGGGCCTTGCTGGACGGGGTTCGAGGGGCGCCGCCCGCTGACGTCGACGCGCTCGTCGAAGTCGTGCTGCGGGTTCAGCGGATGGCGCTTGAACTGGGCGATGAGATTGCCGAGTTGGACATCAATCCGCTGATGGTTCTGCCCCGGGGGCAGGGGGCCGTCGCTCTTGACGCCTTGGCCGTCTGCCGGTGA
- a CDS encoding RICIN domain-containing protein, with translation MAGSPPDGVYLVRNDASGLYMELADANLGPNVPIVGAIASKLAGQQWEVTAFHDDDPTEAGDDNAYTIKSKVGDVYVGERASRRIPPRLGSRATPTAWIIEYVDEGTVRVRSPRSGDVFDLSGGDDGPEILLVEWNGRATQRWILEAV, from the coding sequence ATGGCCGGAAGCCCGCCCGACGGCGTCTATCTCGTCAGGAACGACGCCAGCGGTCTCTACATGGAGCTCGCCGACGCCAACCTCGGCCCGAACGTGCCGATCGTCGGCGCCATCGCCAGCAAGCTGGCCGGCCAGCAGTGGGAGGTCACCGCCTTCCACGACGACGACCCGACCGAGGCGGGCGACGACAACGCGTACACGATCAAGAGCAAGGTCGGCGACGTCTACGTAGGAGAGCGCGCCTCCCGGCGCATCCCGCCGCGGCTCGGCTCCCGCGCCACTCCGACGGCGTGGATCATCGAGTACGTCGACGAGGGCACCGTCCGCGTCCGCAGTCCGCGCTCAGGGGATGTCTTCGACCTCTCGGGCGGCGACGACGGGCCAGAAATCCTGCTGGTCGAATGGAACGGGCGGGCCACACAGCGCTGGATCCTCGAAGCGGTGTAA
- a CDS encoding enoyl-CoA hydratase/isomerase family protein, translated as MTSSPEISLDSLVLHATDNGVSWITLNRPEAMNAVTWDQRERVISLLADASADPAVRAVVLTATGKGFCAGADLRGAPSGGERVPGDVARTIRLGAQRLIAAVLDCEKPVIAAVNGTAAGIGAHLAFACDLVIAAEPARFIEVFVRRGLVPDGGGAYLLPRLVGPQRAKELMFFGDALPAADAERLGLVNRVVPADELEKTARAWAERLATGPTRAIAMTKQLVNAALESDRATAFAAEAAAQEINMTTADANEGVASFVERRTPSYEGR; from the coding sequence ATGACTTCCTCCCCCGAAATCTCCCTCGACTCATTGGTACTCCACGCCACTGACAACGGCGTCTCGTGGATCACCCTCAACCGGCCCGAAGCCATGAACGCCGTCACCTGGGACCAGCGCGAACGCGTCATCTCGCTGCTCGCCGACGCCTCCGCCGACCCCGCCGTCCGCGCCGTCGTGCTCACCGCCACCGGCAAGGGTTTCTGCGCCGGGGCCGATCTGCGGGGTGCGCCGAGCGGTGGCGAGCGGGTTCCCGGAGATGTGGCCCGCACCATCAGGCTCGGCGCCCAGCGGCTCATCGCGGCCGTCCTCGACTGCGAGAAGCCGGTGATCGCCGCGGTCAACGGCACCGCGGCCGGGATCGGCGCGCATCTCGCGTTCGCCTGCGACCTGGTCATCGCCGCCGAACCGGCCAGGTTCATCGAGGTGTTCGTGCGGCGCGGGCTCGTGCCGGACGGCGGCGGCGCCTATCTGCTGCCTCGGCTCGTGGGGCCGCAGCGGGCGAAGGAGCTGATGTTCTTTGGGGACGCGCTGCCCGCCGCGGACGCCGAACGGCTCGGCCTCGTCAATCGTGTCGTACCGGCGGACGAGCTGGAGAAGACGGCCCGCGCCTGGGCCGAACGCCTCGCCACAGGGCCGACCCGAGCCATCGCCATGACCAAGCAGCTGGTCAACGCCGCCCTCGAATCCGACCGCGCGACCGCCTTCGCCGCGGAGGCCGCCGCGCAGGAGATCAACATGACGACGGCGGACGCCAACGAGGGCGTGGCCAGTTTCGTCGAACGGCGCACCCCGTCGTACGAGGGGCGTTGA